From a single Ornithorhynchus anatinus isolate Pmale09 chromosome 4, mOrnAna1.pri.v4, whole genome shotgun sequence genomic region:
- the GPR21 gene encoding probable G-protein coupled receptor 21: MNSSADGNQSSRPFCLLAVNYLETLDFCLLEVLIIVFLTVLIISGNVVVISVFHCAPLLNHHTTSYFIQTMAYADLLVGVSCLVPSLSLLHYPLPLEEYLTCQIFGYVVSVLKSVSMASLACISVDRYIAITKPLTYNTLVTPWRLRVCILAIWLYSSTVFLPSFFHWGKPGYHGDVFEWCASSWLTDPYFTLFIVLMLYAPAAFVVCFTYFNIFRICQQHTKEINERRARFSGQSGEAGEAQACPDKRYAMVLFRITSVFYILWLPYIIYFLLESSAFYRNRTASFLTTWLAISNSFCNCVIYSLSNSVFQKGLKRLSGAMCTSCAGRRAATDSCTPRSKGPPNGCHV, encoded by the coding sequence ATGAACTCCTCCGCGGATGGCAACCAGAGCAGCCGGCCCTTCTGCCTCCTGGCCGTCAACTACCTGGAGACTCTGGACTTCTGCCTGTTGGAAGTGTTGATCATCGTCTTCCTCACCGTGCTGATCATTTCGGGCAACGTCGTCGTCATTTCGGTCTTTCACTGTGCACCTCTGCTGAACCACCACACTACCAGCTACTTCATCCAGACGATGGCGTACGCCGACCTCTTGGTGGGGGTGAGCTGCCTAGTCCCCTCCCTGTCCTTACTCCATTACCCTCTCCCTCTGGAGGAATACCTGACCTGCCAGATCTTCGGCTACGTCGTGTCCGTCCTGAAGAGCGTCTCCATGGCCTCCCTGGCCTGCATCAGCGTCGACAGGTACATCGCCATCACCAAACCCCTGACCTACAACACACTGGTCACCCCGTGGCGGCTGCGCGTCTGCATCCTGGCCATCTGGCTCTACTCCTCGACagtcttcctgccttccttcttccACTGGGGCAAACCGGGCTACCATGGGGACGTGTTCGAGTGGTGCGCCAGCTCCTGGCTCACCGATCCCTACTTCACCCTCTTCATCGTGCTGATGCTCTACGCCCCCGCGGCCTTCGTCGTGTGCTTCACCTACTTCAACATCTTCCGCATCTGCCAGCAGCACACCAAAGAGATCAACGAGAGGAGAGCGCGCTTCAGCGGCCAGAGCGGGGAAGCCGGCGAGGCGCAGGCCTGCCCGGACAAGCGCTATGCCATGGTCCTGTTCCGCATCACCAGCGTCTTCTACATCCTCTGGCTGCCCTACATCATTTATTTTCTGCTGGAGAGCTCGGCCTTCTACCGCAACCGCACCGCCTCCTTCCTGACCACCTGGCTGGCCATCAGCAACAGCTTCTGCAACTGTGTCATCTACAGCCTCTCCAACAGCGTCTTCCAGAAGGGGCTGAAACGCCTCTCGGGGGCCATGTGCACCTCCTGTGCCGGGCGGAGGGCGGCTACAGACTCTTGTACCCCTAGGAGCAAAGGGCCCCCCAATGGGTGCCATGTTTGA